The nucleotide window GttcatattttagatattgcaaataaaataaaatgtacttttacttcaaataatatttattttactcagATGTAACCATCgtgaattattcaatatttcattCCATTTTGCTCTGTATCCAATCGTAGTAACCATGGACTGAAGCAAATACATCGGGAAAGTCTTTGCCGCAGGGAACTGACCAGGACACTACTCCTATTTGAAGAGTTTTGTTCTTCTCGTCCTTAATAACGAGTGGACCACCAGAATCACCCTGCATGAGaaataatgacattaaaaGGTATCGCTTTACCGGATTGTGTTATATTGATAATTCAcacgataatattattaacataatccAGAAATGAAAGAAGGGTTTTCAGCTCAGATCGAATAATTtgctcatttatttatataggtatataaatgaTCAGGCATTTTTTTCGATTCCTTCACGATGAAGTTCACCGTTAATGCAAACTAAACTTCGGAACTTTTGAACTACGTATGAGATGATGTGAACctaaatttacaaacattttgataaaGCCCGACCGCAAAACTAgcatcaattaaaatatttgtagtaaATTTGATAACTTACACGGCATGTGCCTTTGTTGTTCGGGCGCTTAACGCAGAGTTGTCCGGCGTCTATGGGTAACAATTTCGGGTAAGGCGAGctttgtaattgttttgtgCAGTCGTCATTGCTTATTGTTTCGAAGTCGAGCATTTGAAGTGTGTTTGGCACAGTTCCTTTTCTCTGGAATAatcgactttttttttatttattttttatttttatttatgtaagtatTCCTAAAACTGAGAAAacagtgtttataaataatgtaagaaaGTAACGTAGCAAGAGGCTGGCATTATTTTGacacacttttattttttatttagttttttgtaatcaaTCCATAATATTTTGCCTAAATGAATTGACCTTTACTTTTACTTGTACGAAATAAGGGTCTCAGtgcatattattacatataacttACGAGGAGCGCGCGCCCGCCGCGTCGCGGCTGACGCCTAGCGTGCGCGTGCGGTGTTTGTGCAATTGTAGTGTGTACGAAATTATTGtgaacaaaaaattgtttaacggACACATCACTGATGTTGACTGATGACACtgatttttttgatatttttttcacaccTTGGATTacgttatcgtaattttagtaaggatgcctattttttttgaaaatgaaatatgcctatgtcactcaggaatgatgtagctttacaacagtgaaagaatttttcaaatctgccaagtagtttcggagcctattcaattcatacaaacaaacaaacaaacaaaaaatcaaacctttcctctttataatattagtatagataaaacatttagttaatcaaaaataattaatccactCATAATGTCTGTGTATCCCCAGCCAGTCAAGAGACATTTCTTTCCAACGGGTGCCATTTCTTTTAACAACTCAATTGGTTGAAccttattgttaaatttaaatttgcctTCGATCTGTATGATGGCTATGTCATTCTTCAATGTCAGCTTAGAATAATTCTCATGAGGGATCAAATTTTTAATCTGGTAACGGTTGCCGCCTTTATAGATCGAGTGACTGCCAACGACGATTGACAAATCTTTCTTGTCTCTcctaaaacgttttatttttaaatcaataatgtatcatttttctaattttccTGTAAACCAGATAATGGCGCATCATGACTTGTATGCAAGCGTATACGCAGAGGAAGGAGTTTATGTATGAAGTCACTcaacaaaaaatttactcaCTGGTAAAGGCAATGTGCGGCTGTTAACACGTACTCTTCGTTTAAAATAGACCCTCCGCAACTGTGAAATTCTTCTCTCCCTCTATGACCACGCAATGAAACTTGGTACTTAGCCATGCCTGGAGGGGCATCTTTGCCACCTATTATTCGGCTGTCTCCATCTATAGCTTCCGAAACGTTCACCTCACCTGTGAacgttctttattttattcggcATCAAAACAATCTGCACAGTGTATTAATCTAAACATgaacatgaaaaaaaatatttttttgcggaaaacataaaagaaagaaagaattcatgaaatttagtagaCGATCCAGAAGgtaggaaattaaataattctcatAAAGACTAACATTTTCTggaaacattaacataattagtttttttttgcaaattgtgtattttttcataaaaatcataaaccCTACGATATTTGAATCTCATATGCTGTTTGAGTCGTGTTGTATCTCTCATAAGACtgcaaagtattaaaaaatgagtCTTAGCAAGGATTCCTTGGGACATAAGAAGTACTATTCCAAAATAGAGAAACATTTTCCTCGAAATTCTTTGCTTACtttgaagtttttaattttctaagcCATATTTATACTACAAATTCACGTCATTtaagtaatgtaaaaatatgcaaagacggaaattattttttaaaaaacataattaatattagtaatattgttgcttaatgatataaatatatacattattgaaTTGTATGTGTGTTACTCAATGTAGTACATTATTGATGTTTTACGTGTGGCGGGCCATAATACCATTCCTCTAATTCACCAGTGGAGCCTGCAGCCAACGGCATCGCAAGTGCTGTATGAACTATCGAATGTGGAGCCTATGCGCGCAAAGTACCAATTCCCCTTTgcatcttataattatttttattgttatctttaCGGGTCCTCTTTTCTTATTTGCTTTCAtctcatttcatttataattttgtttcttgGGTGCTAGTTTCTAGGCTTACTGACGAAATCAGGATGGCGGCTCAACGTGACTTACCCTTAGAATCCCTGGCTTAAATCCACTTATTGTCGAGAAGTTTGGCGGGCCTTACGCTCTTCTGCCTCACATAGATTGGGGAGGTTGTAGGCGATTTGGAGGCCAAATCGCCTCCAGATTAGAGCTGAAGCTGAATGATTCGGAAGCTTTAATGAGTTTtagtcaaaatcaaaaatgatataagtaacagaatgtacacttatgaacgtcaaaaaaattcgttcttattatacatttactgaCAGTTCTCAAATCGAGGGCGTAagacggaagagaagaactgagCATTTAAAATcatggaaattaatttaatgccaGCATCGGCTCTGGAGCGACCTCTTGTAAAACCATACTGCTGGCTATgcataataagtttattattattaaagtttatagaTAATTGATCaaggataattaaaaaaaaatccttacaTGAGTTCTAAACTCTTCACTGGCCTTATACTATTTTTCATGATAAATGTCATTCAATCTTAGCCTCTTCTAGAGTAGATCCGGAGTTGCCCAGTCACAAAGGGTAGGAAGGAGAAACCGGTAGTGAGATCCAGCAGAAACTCAACCTAACATTGAACCGGATACATAGATGGGGTATCCTAAACAAACTCAAATTTGCGCCACACAAGACCAAAGCCATGGTGGTGACTCGCAAACTAAAATATGGCtcgcccatgaatattgttaataaaaatattaccgatgtagtcGGGGCGTGATTCCCGACGCGTCAAATAGTAGCAGTgatatataaagtccctggacactatGGTAGGGGAGTAgagtgaaaattaataaaaaaaagggtaGGTTTCTCCGAAACCGAAGAAGACTTTGGAGTGAACACATCTTTGAATTcatcaataaatgattcaaaaaatgttttatatataaattattagggCAATAGTTACTACGCAATAAtggcattttaaatattaaatattaaatctgtcTAAcctcaattttctttattaaatttattactaattaataaaaaattacatttaagtagTTTTTGCAAGTAgttgaaattcaaataataaagaggaattatattactaaagatatttttattaatgttgcCGTGAATGTTACCCTAGTCGGTACAatcaaatcattaaataaattatataatttaaacagatTAAGCATACGTTTACTTTGGAACTACAGTTGCCAagcaaatttacatttaactcCACTAACGATCAATTTTTTCTTAAGTTTTTGCAATTCGTACAAAACCTgctctaatattttttcttagctCTCATATTGAGCTGAAGGAGGGCTAtacagttcaaacaatttgtattaaaaacttggcgattgaaaagagtggcggaaactttcttgccagttcttcttacccgctctacgcccttgacttgcgaactggttgtaaatgtaaaattacaattaatttaatttatttttttgacgttcataagtgtacatgtttacttatatgaataaagatatatttgagtttttttgttttatacaaactAACATGATAAAATGCTGCAGCTCCACACAAGATACTTCAATGAGGTGTTCCACAGTGGGGCTCACTATGTTATTACTAAGCAATATTAATGAGCCACCGTATTTTGAATTTACTCTAAAGAACTACCTACCAATCTGATGATTACATAAATTGATCATAAGTGCACTTGTTTTCAACTAGTATTCTGtaatacacaatattatgTCAAAAGCAACTCATTTACTTTTCGTAgagaaattaaacaataatatatttttataaaacgttttattcCGAAATTTACACGTGCGTTAAAAATTGACAAGCACGtgtaaattaaacatactACACCAGATGTAGTTCACACGTGcttcttaattttaatgacatggaatgatacaaatattttatacatttcccATCAATATCAAGGTTGAGAAGTAATTAGTTTTTGAAAACAATTAAGTTAAACCTTGGAAAAAAAACcgattagtttttattttataaccagttatttaatttgaaatatccaTTTGTATCAGGTATTTCAAGGGGTAATCATTCAGgttagttaataaagttatcaaAACCACCGATGAAGGTTACCACGTATCCCTAAGAGATGGACATGTAATAGGATAGTGTGATACCACTATTTCGAAAGCTTAAATTAACACAGTTGTGTCTTCATGTTAGTCGTCTCCAACGTCTCTTACTCGATGTAGAGGTAAAAAATGTGTCCAAAATTATGATGATTAGAAAGACGTGACTAGAAAGCGCTTAACAAATGGTGGAAAAGAATACTCCTCCAAAAAAGGTTCTAGTACTAGCAAAAAGCATGGTAAACCTTGcacgtgtaaaaataaataaagttaattaattaatataaaataattatttaatttagctaATTATAAGTTCATTTAAACACTTGTATAAAGAAAGGATTTGATAAGTTTTGGGAATAAGATATTCGTGAGAAACAACGGTAGCATTATGCGACTTAAACTACAAAACAGCAGAAGAAAAGGGTTCTTCAAAGACTTTTAAAGCATAATCGTCAGTTAAAAATAGAGTTTTGTAAATTCAGTAATTAGTACTCTTCATATGGTTGAGCATATTAAAGGTGGTATTTGTTTTgggtcaaataaagaaactttttattaaactatttaattttaatattattattaagtttcataaatattaaagtttacaacGTTACGAAATGTTAGCGATCCCTGAAACATTTTAATCTAGATAATATCTTGAAGACAATTAAAATGGGTGTTATGTTAGAACAGGTTAGAGAAAATTATAGAaagtaatgattttatttttgcaatgAACATCATTCAATTAGCTTGGATCAACTACAAACAGTAAATTGGCGTATTgcatttacaatttttctCTCTTTTTCTATGTATAAGAATGACCAAATAAACGCCTATTTCCGCTTGTAGGAGGTACGACATTTGCTGCGCAGTtgctattaaatatgtataggcGCTATGCGCCAACAAGCGGTGAAACTCCAagatttctaaaaaataaaaacgtttgtAACAGTAGTGtacaaaaacgaaaaaaaacagCTTCTATAAACTTTAGGGatacttttaattagataCCTGCAAGAAGTTGCATGTATGAAGGATACAACTTTGTGTAAAAGTCACTCGAAGAGTTCTTTTGTTTACCTAAGTCTAAATGTGAATTCGGCGTCATGCAGCGCTATCTATTCGGAGACGTCCCTCACGCGGATCATAATTGAGATTGCTACGTCCATGCTTACTACACACTAGGGGCACCAGATGGGGCTTCAATAAGAAATGCTAACAAAAGCCTTTCAAAGCTTTGTTGTTAAGTTTGCTTAACAACAAACCACAACAATCGCAAGTCAAGTAATTCATTCcagatttctttttataaaattacattaattaaatgttttgcgTAACCAATTATTAACATGTAATGACGGGCCAGCGCGCCTCCAGCCCTCCATTACCAGCGACCTAACTTTGGGAGCCCCTTCATTAGTTGtttcgattttattatttcaccctattcttttttaaattatattattaattacatggGGACATAGATACAGTCAAAAAGTCAGAATTTATCGAAAACAAACCGAGCACTATGATGCAAGTGCTCTCGGGGCACATTCATATGTATCAATGCATCCGTATAACGTATACCGAAGAACACCTTAAAAAAGGACAACAAAAACGCGCAATAGATCTAAACAGCGCTCAAAATTTCCTAGGTATAACTGCTAATCCCATGAAGAAACCAAAAAAGACAATGgctatatctataaaatataagcatTCAGACTCTTCTGCTAAGATGGCATCATAGGAATCACTTGATTCTGAggaatctttatttttaaattattttattattctttattactctcGATGTCATatagaacatggtgtaatggttgcagctccttacagacgttgtgtaaaaaaaaagattacgattaaaaagagtaccggagagtttattaccagttcttctcttctgttctacgCCCTCGATTTGAGActtggcagtaaatataaaattaaaagcattcaatgtatatttctttcctGACGTTCATGactgtacattatgttactaacataaataaattactttttgcatttgaatttgaattactgCACTACCTGCTGCAAATGATCTTCACGATGGTGAATTTGTTATAACAAAAGTTATTAACGCAGGAAAGAAGTGACATAAGGTTGCTTAAGCGAAAAATTGTGTCAAGATACCCCGGTACCGTAAGCGACTTTCTAGTCTCTTTTTTACGGTTTAAACCAACTGGAACTGTTGTGTTGCCTGATATAAAAGAAGATACCAGATCCTATAGTATTCTTATGGAATTggtgattaatttttttttctcgaaATCCATTCTAAGACCGACAAACCTGCTTTTTGTGTCAAGGACCATCTTCTCCACTTCATCGCGTGTTGAGATAAATAGAATCAGATCGTCTGCAAACTTTAAGTGGTTCAATATTTCGCCATTAATTGTTTTGCTTTTTTCTAAGTAAATCTTAGACCTTACTACAAAGATATGGCCTATTCTCGAATATCCGCTCCGGAAACCCGCCTGCTCTATAGGTTGGTTGTCATCTAAGATTTTACTAAATCTatgtagaattattttagCGATGACtttgtaatatatgttattatcaTTGTTCCGGTTTTGATTCCGTTCTGACTTTTTCATTAAAGAGAACGGTGAAAGTAGGTAAAAAAATTCCTTTGGACTTATCAAAAGCTCATTGGTGACGTAATCTGGACCCGACAATTGGTCCTTCTTCAGAGGCTCGATACCTCCTATATTTCTACCTCCTTTGTCAATATATCAGGTACCTCTTCTCCTTCTTCTAGCGTCGCTTCTCTACTACTTTTTTGGGCAgagtaaagttatttat belongs to Pieris rapae chromosome 2, ilPieRapa1.1, whole genome shotgun sequence and includes:
- the LOC111003157 gene encoding chymotrypsin-2-like, encoding MFLYFGIVLLMSQGILAKTHFLILCSLMRDTTRLKQHMRFKYREVNVSEAIDGDSRIIGGKDAPPGMAKYQVSLRGHRGREEFHSCGGSILNEEYVLTAAHCLYQRDKKDLSIVVGSHSIYKGGNRYQIKNLIPHENYSKLTLKNDIAIIQIEGKFKFNNKVQPIELLKEMAPVGKKCLLTGWGYTDIMSGLIIFD